A genomic region of Acidobacteriota bacterium contains the following coding sequences:
- a CDS encoding type II toxin-antitoxin system VapC family toxin: protein MTFLLDTDTCSFLMKRSSRSLIDKVQQFAPGELKVSTVTVYELEHGLQRRPEAHQLHRVVNAFLHNVEVLPFDAQAARHAGAIRAHLERAGTPIGAYDLLIAGHARSAGATLVSHNLREFQRVPELSIADWALDL from the coding sequence GTGACGTTCCTCCTCGACACCGATACCTGCAGCTTCCTGATGAAGCGCAGCTCCCGGTCGTTGATCGACAAAGTCCAGCAGTTCGCTCCAGGCGAGCTGAAGGTCTCCACCGTCACCGTCTATGAGCTGGAGCACGGGCTCCAGCGCCGACCGGAGGCCCATCAACTGCACCGCGTTGTGAACGCCTTCTTGCACAATGTGGAGGTTCTCCCTTTCGATGCGCAGGCTGCCCGGCATGCCGGAGCCATCCGGGCCCATCTCGAACGAGCCGGCACCCCCATCGGGGCCTACGACCTGCTCATCGCCGGACATGCGCGTTCCGCCGGCGCGACCCTCGTCTCCCATAATCTGCGTGAATTCCAACGGGTGCCCGAGCTGTCGATAGCGGATTGGGCCCTCGACCTCTAG
- a CDS encoding DUF2157 domain-containing protein, translated as MSERRETLIRWAEAGHLDRRRLRRALELVGVLPSRSGWLRFLDHLMLWLGVAMVGSGVICFFAYNWSRMGRFSKLGLMELLVVAALVALWRLDLRTGAGKAALFGASLAVGALLALVGQLYQTGVANLELFVTWAILILPWVWIARSAGLWIFWLGLLHCAIGFHSLGMLDTLLALIGPNWKLWSVFVLDTAALACWEWFVHRGQRFSQARPTVRLTESQLQDRWPQRLIAVAGGAMITFLGSGGLFERKSWAETLLEPAPWIWLVWCLGFFYVYRRKLLDPFMLAGGVLSVIVIISTVLIRLWMDEFSEEPGPLFILALMIIGMAAAGAWWLRRLEDAPPSAEQDS; from the coding sequence ATGAGCGAACGTCGAGAAACCCTCATCCGCTGGGCCGAGGCGGGCCACCTCGACCGCCGGCGGCTGCGGAGAGCCCTGGAGCTGGTGGGAGTGCTGCCTTCGAGGAGCGGGTGGCTGCGCTTTCTCGATCACCTGATGCTGTGGCTGGGCGTGGCCATGGTCGGCAGCGGGGTCATCTGCTTCTTCGCCTACAACTGGTCCCGCATGGGCCGGTTCTCCAAGCTCGGCCTGATGGAGCTGCTGGTGGTAGCGGCGCTGGTGGCCCTCTGGCGCCTGGACCTGCGCACTGGTGCCGGCAAAGCGGCACTCTTCGGAGCCAGCCTGGCGGTGGGGGCTCTCCTGGCGCTGGTCGGTCAGCTCTACCAAACCGGAGTCGCCAACCTCGAGCTCTTCGTCACCTGGGCCATCCTCATCCTGCCCTGGGTTTGGATCGCCCGCTCGGCAGGGCTATGGATCTTCTGGCTCGGCCTGCTCCACTGCGCCATCGGTTTTCACAGCCTGGGGATGCTGGACACCCTCCTCGCGCTCATCGGCCCGAACTGGAAGCTGTGGAGCGTCTTCGTCCTCGACACCGCGGCTCTGGCCTGCTGGGAGTGGTTTGTCCACCGCGGTCAGCGCTTCTCCCAAGCTCGACCCACGGTCCGACTGACAGAAAGTCAGCTCCAGGACCGCTGGCCGCAGCGGCTCATCGCCGTCGCGGGGGGAGCGATGATCACCTTTCTCGGCTCCGGCGGCCTCTTCGAGCGCAAGAGCTGGGCCGAGACCCTGCTCGAACCCGCGCCCTGGATCTGGCTGGTCTGGTGCCTCGGGTTCTTCTACGTCTATCGCCGCAAGCTGCTCGATCCCTTCATGCTGGCGGGCGGCGTGCTCTCGGTGATCGTCATCATCTCCACCGTCCTGATCAGACTCTGGATGGACGAATTCTCCGAAGAGCCGGGGCCGCTGTTCATCCTGGCGCTGATGATCATCGGCATGGCCGCTGCCGGGGCCTGGTGGCTCCGCAGGCTCGAGGACGCTCCCCCCTCCGCGGAGCAAGACTCGTGA
- a CDS encoding 4Fe-4S dicluster domain-containing protein produces the protein MKQPSAPEAAPATGRWAKVIDHESCIGCHACTTACKSENDVPLSVTRTYVKYADVGTFPNTRRAFQVTRCNQCEDAPCVEACPTSAMYQRGDGIVDFDKNACIGCKACIAACPYDAIFINPEDHSAEKCNFCTHRLDIGLEPACVVVCPTEAILVGDLEDPTSKVAQMVGREPLAVRRPEKNTRPKLFYRGAHQATLDPLAARRPDGGLFLWSEQRQGGHHVVSGHPSPERATSSAAAVLSYDVSHTAPWDWRVSLYTLTKGIAAGVYLVGLGLLGAGTLDPAGLLWQWLVPLAALFFLAVTGGLLIWDLEHPARFYLIFLRPQWRSWLVRGGFILGGYGLVLAAHLVIALAGAPELLPWLALPGALLAAATAVYTAYLFAQAKARDLWQSPLLPPHLLVQAVLAGA, from the coding sequence ATGAAGCAACCCAGCGCGCCGGAAGCCGCGCCCGCCACGGGCCGCTGGGCCAAGGTCATCGACCACGAAAGCTGCATCGGCTGCCACGCCTGCACCACGGCGTGCAAGTCCGAGAACGACGTCCCCCTGTCGGTGACCCGCACCTACGTCAAATACGCCGACGTCGGCACCTTCCCCAACACTCGGCGGGCGTTCCAGGTCACCCGCTGCAATCAATGCGAGGACGCCCCCTGCGTCGAGGCCTGCCCCACCTCCGCCATGTACCAGCGCGGCGACGGCATCGTGGACTTCGATAAGAACGCCTGCATCGGCTGCAAGGCCTGCATCGCCGCCTGTCCCTACGACGCCATCTTCATCAACCCCGAGGATCATTCAGCGGAGAAATGCAACTTCTGCACCCACCGCCTGGACATCGGCCTCGAACCCGCCTGCGTGGTGGTCTGCCCCACCGAAGCGATCCTGGTGGGGGATCTGGAGGACCCCACTTCGAAGGTGGCCCAGATGGTTGGCCGGGAGCCCCTGGCGGTGCGCCGGCCGGAAAAGAATACCCGCCCCAAGCTCTTTTACCGCGGCGCTCACCAGGCGACCCTCGATCCCCTGGCGGCGAGGCGCCCCGACGGCGGCCTCTTCCTGTGGAGCGAGCAGCGCCAGGGGGGCCACCACGTGGTCTCCGGCCATCCGTCGCCGGAGCGCGCCACCTCCAGCGCCGCCGCCGTTCTCAGCTACGACGTCTCCCACACCGCGCCCTGGGATTGGCGGGTCAGCCTCTACACCCTCACCAAGGGCATCGCCGCCGGCGTCTACCTGGTGGGGCTGGGGCTTCTCGGCGCCGGAACTCTGGACCCCGCCGGTCTTCTGTGGCAGTGGCTCGTCCCCCTGGCGGCTCTCTTCTTCCTCGCCGTCACCGGCGGGCTGCTGATCTGGGATCTGGAGCACCCGGCGCGCTTCTACCTCATCTTCCTCCGGCCCCAATGGCGCAGCTGGTTGGTGCGCGGCGGATTCATTCTCGGCGGCTACGGCCTGGTGTTGGCGGCCCACCTGGTCATCGCCCTCGCCGGGGCGCCGGAGCTGCTCCCCTGGCTGGCGCTGCCCGGCGCTCTGCTGGCCGCCGCCACCGCCGTCTACACCGCCTATCTCTTCGCCCAGGCCAAGGCGCGGGATCTGTGGCAGAGCCCGCTGCTGCCGCCCCACCTGCTGGTGCAGGCGGTGCTCGCCGGCGC
- a CDS encoding cytochrome c, which translates to MATASYLSVATAQDSASEAEVARGKKSFQVYCASCHGADARGEGPMLSALRFQPRDLTRLSKRNDGTFPSEMVAKVIDGTQEVKGHGSNEMPVWGPIFSAQHEGGDARTPESRIQELVSYLKSIQAEPEG; encoded by the coding sequence GTGGCGACCGCTTCCTATCTCTCCGTCGCCACCGCCCAGGACTCGGCTTCCGAGGCCGAAGTCGCCCGCGGCAAGAAGAGCTTCCAGGTCTACTGCGCCAGCTGCCACGGCGCCGATGCCCGCGGCGAAGGCCCGATGCTTTCGGCCCTGCGCTTTCAGCCCCGGGACCTGACCCGTCTGAGCAAGCGCAACGACGGCACCTTCCCGTCGGAAATGGTCGCCAAGGTGATCGACGGTACTCAGGAAGTCAAGGGCCACGGCAGCAACGAGATGCCGGTATGGGGCCCGATCTTCTCCGCCCAACACGAGGGTGGTGACGCTCGAACGCCGGAGTCTCGGATTCAGGAGCTGGTGAGCTACCTCAAGTCGATCCAGGCCGAACCCGAAGGCTAG
- a CDS encoding ABC transporter permease, with the protein MDSLWMDLRFALRSLRKNLFVTLFIAGSLALAIAGNTVTFSLINGVLYRPLPYEEPERLYLLGEHAVERPELGVSPASALNFLDWRERQSSFTELAGFQPGSAGWTGDDGVPEAVSVVSVSPELFPLVGVAPGLGRFFEAREVTEGREKLLVASYRFWEQRLGADPEAVGTELRLDGELFQLVGVLPEGFEVLDPTVQLWRPMVLDRSELDRSQRTMLVLGRLAPGVEREQARQEMEAITAALAEEHPDANRGYAVSLTNLRHDIPDDTDRQLFALLQGALLAVLLIACANIANLLLARSQRRERELALRTSLGAGRGRIARQLLTESLVLAALGGLAGLALSYLGVSVIAKAMAPRLPSFMVPVVDGRVLLFTLAVTALAGLLCGLAPILQTRRLNLVSALKEGGRGSGSRRRLMANGLVVAEIALALVLLGGASVLVRSMLDLQNRDPGFASDNLLVFNLRLPEAAYPDDEAVVRGVETLDERLTAIPGVASVTTSDQPARTPFMSEDTLKIDGEELGEGQAQPRATWMVADGGFDTTVGLELLEGRWLQATDRADTPSVVVINRSLADRHWPAGDAVGRRLTLLGRSREVVGVVASVRHGFFLDEGEQPTLYVPLGQESRRNIYFTLRTDVPPYSAAESVRTAVAEVDSRLAVAQLQSLDDYVAQFFVGARIFTSLLGGFGVLALFLAALGTYGVLAYSVAQRRHELGVRMAIGARRGQVVGLVTRQGLKLAVLGLILGVPGVIGVTRLIGSTMAGFVGIRPMTVVAVGLVLLAVTVLASLLPARRAASVDPLEALRAE; encoded by the coding sequence ATGGACAGCCTGTGGATGGATCTTCGCTTCGCCCTGCGCAGCCTGCGCAAGAACCTCTTCGTCACCCTCTTCATCGCCGGGTCCCTGGCGCTGGCCATCGCCGGCAACACGGTCACCTTCAGCCTGATCAACGGTGTGCTCTACCGGCCCCTGCCCTACGAGGAGCCGGAGCGCCTGTATCTGCTGGGGGAGCACGCCGTGGAGCGGCCGGAGCTCGGGGTGTCGCCGGCCTCGGCTCTCAACTTCCTGGACTGGCGGGAACGTCAGAGCAGCTTCACCGAGCTAGCGGGCTTCCAACCGGGTTCGGCGGGGTGGACCGGCGACGACGGTGTACCGGAGGCGGTGAGCGTGGTCTCGGTGTCGCCGGAGCTCTTCCCCCTGGTCGGGGTGGCGCCGGGGTTGGGGCGCTTCTTCGAGGCCCGGGAGGTGACCGAGGGACGGGAGAAGCTCCTGGTGGCGAGCTATCGATTCTGGGAGCAGCGCTTGGGGGCCGATCCCGAAGCGGTGGGCACGGAGCTGCGTCTCGACGGCGAGCTCTTCCAGCTGGTTGGGGTGCTGCCGGAGGGCTTCGAGGTGCTCGATCCAACGGTGCAGCTATGGCGGCCGATGGTTCTGGACCGCAGCGAGCTGGATCGATCCCAGCGCACCATGCTGGTGCTCGGAAGACTGGCGCCGGGAGTGGAACGGGAGCAGGCGCGGCAAGAGATGGAGGCCATCACCGCGGCCCTGGCGGAGGAGCATCCGGACGCCAATCGGGGCTATGCCGTGAGCCTGACCAACCTGCGCCACGACATTCCCGACGACACCGACCGCCAGCTCTTCGCCCTGCTCCAGGGAGCGTTGCTGGCGGTGTTGCTCATCGCCTGCGCCAACATCGCCAACCTGCTCTTGGCGCGTAGCCAGCGGCGGGAACGGGAGCTCGCTCTGCGCACCAGCCTGGGGGCCGGCCGCGGCCGCATCGCCCGCCAGTTGCTCACCGAAAGCCTGGTGCTGGCGGCCCTCGGTGGCCTGGCGGGATTGGCCCTGAGCTATTTGGGCGTGTCGGTGATCGCCAAGGCCATGGCGCCGCGGCTACCCAGCTTCATGGTGCCGGTGGTGGACGGACGGGTGCTGCTCTTCACCCTCGCCGTCACCGCCCTCGCGGGGCTTCTCTGCGGGCTGGCGCCGATCCTCCAGACCCGGCGGCTGAACCTGGTCTCGGCTCTCAAGGAAGGGGGCCGGGGGAGCGGTTCGCGCCGGCGGCTGATGGCCAATGGGCTGGTGGTGGCGGAGATCGCCCTGGCGCTGGTGCTCCTGGGGGGCGCTTCGGTGTTGGTGCGCAGCATGCTCGATCTGCAGAATCGGGACCCCGGCTTCGCGTCGGACAACCTGCTGGTCTTCAACCTGCGTCTGCCGGAGGCCGCTTATCCGGACGACGAGGCGGTGGTGCGGGGAGTGGAGACCTTGGATGAACGGCTGACGGCGATTCCCGGAGTGGCCTCGGTGACCACCAGCGACCAGCCGGCCCGCACCCCCTTCATGTCCGAGGACACGCTGAAGATCGACGGCGAGGAGTTGGGAGAAGGCCAGGCGCAGCCGCGGGCGACCTGGATGGTGGCGGACGGAGGGTTCGATACCACCGTTGGTTTGGAGCTGTTGGAGGGGCGCTGGTTGCAGGCGACGGATCGCGCCGACACCCCGTCAGTGGTGGTGATCAACCGCTCCCTGGCGGATCGTCATTGGCCCGCCGGCGACGCGGTGGGGCGGCGGCTGACCCTCCTGGGCCGTTCCCGAGAAGTGGTGGGAGTGGTGGCTTCGGTGCGCCATGGCTTCTTCCTCGACGAGGGGGAGCAACCCACCCTCTACGTGCCCCTGGGACAGGAGTCCCGGCGCAACATCTACTTCACTCTACGGACCGACGTGCCGCCGTACTCGGCGGCGGAGAGCGTGCGCACGGCGGTGGCGGAGGTGGACTCGCGACTGGCGGTGGCCCAGCTCCAGAGCCTGGACGACTACGTGGCGCAATTCTTCGTCGGAGCGCGGATCTTCACCTCGCTTCTGGGCGGGTTCGGCGTGCTGGCGCTCTTCCTCGCCGCGCTGGGTACCTACGGTGTGCTGGCCTATTCGGTGGCGCAGCGCCGCCACGAGCTGGGAGTGCGCATGGCCATCGGAGCCCGCCGCGGGCAGGTGGTGGGGCTGGTGACTCGGCAAGGGTTGAAGCTGGCGGTCCTGGGGCTGATTCTGGGAGTGCCAGGAGTGATCGGGGTCACCCGGCTCATCGGCAGCACCATGGCGGGCTTCGTCGGCATTCGCCCCATGACGGTAGTAGCGGTGGGGTTGGTGCTGCTGGCGGTGACGGTGCTCGCGAGCCTGCTGCCGGCCCGGCGTGCAGCATCGGTGGATCCCTTGGAAGCCCTGCGCGCCGAGTGA
- a CDS encoding DUF4401 domain-containing protein, whose protein sequence is MNAAEERSLWQRLEAAELVAGAPPEPPEPPAPWFVRLMLGAAGWIAALFLVGTIILAMGSSKETFGPFMIVGALLCTGATVVSRWVSKNDFVQQLALAGSLAGQIFFLIAFADKTGWNFSDTYLPLAAIAAALFLAFPTPLHRVWSAAMGSLFLTLLLREWLPPSYALAALCAAAGALWLYDLPRPRVESMLHHLAAGVSLTLMVTMLFFDTSARRLGRSSTPWELDLPFWPGGLLVAGIFLWVVYRLQSTAGWEPGSKIRRGTWAIAGLLAIAAVPAPGVGAAAVLLWLGVAHGHRLLAGLGTVALVGYLLGYYYILDLTLLTKSWWLLSIGAALLVLRQVLSLPGAALDGAPNEALEEAQDG, encoded by the coding sequence GTGAACGCCGCCGAAGAACGGAGCCTGTGGCAGCGCCTGGAGGCCGCCGAGCTGGTAGCCGGAGCGCCACCGGAGCCACCGGAGCCCCCCGCCCCCTGGTTCGTGCGGCTGATGCTGGGAGCCGCCGGGTGGATCGCGGCGCTCTTCCTCGTCGGCACCATCATTCTCGCCATGGGCTCGTCCAAGGAAACCTTCGGCCCGTTCATGATCGTCGGAGCTCTGCTCTGCACCGGAGCTACCGTGGTGAGTCGCTGGGTGAGCAAGAATGATTTCGTTCAGCAGCTGGCCCTGGCCGGCTCCCTCGCCGGACAGATCTTTTTCCTCATCGCCTTCGCAGACAAGACCGGGTGGAATTTTTCTGACACTTACTTGCCGCTGGCGGCCATCGCGGCGGCGCTCTTCCTGGCTTTCCCCACCCCTCTCCACCGCGTCTGGTCGGCGGCCATGGGGTCGCTCTTTCTCACCCTTCTGCTGCGCGAATGGCTGCCCCCGAGCTATGCCCTGGCCGCTCTCTGCGCCGCCGCCGGAGCGCTCTGGCTCTACGACCTACCCCGGCCACGGGTCGAGTCGATGCTCCACCACCTGGCGGCAGGAGTCAGCCTGACGCTGATGGTGACGATGCTCTTCTTCGACACCTCCGCCCGCAGACTCGGCCGATCCTCCACGCCCTGGGAGTTGGATCTACCTTTCTGGCCCGGTGGCCTCTTGGTAGCGGGGATTTTCCTCTGGGTGGTCTACCGGTTGCAGAGCACCGCGGGCTGGGAGCCCGGCTCCAAGATTCGGCGGGGGACTTGGGCCATCGCCGGCCTGCTGGCCATCGCTGCGGTGCCCGCCCCGGGAGTGGGCGCGGCGGCGGTGCTGCTGTGGCTCGGCGTCGCCCACGGCCACCGTCTCCTCGCCGGTCTGGGCACCGTGGCTCTGGTGGGCTACCTACTGGGGTACTACTACATCCTGGACCTGACCCTGCTGACCAAATCCTGGTGGCTGCTGAGCATCGGTGCGGCGCTGCTGGTCCTGCGGCAGGTGCTCTCCCTGCCCGGCGCCGCCCTGGATGGGGCGCCGAACGAGGCGCTGGAGGAAGCACAGGATGGCTAA
- a CDS encoding DUF2270 domain-containing protein, with the protein MTSRDESGSREPLPPGVMEPEEEAGGFPGIGLDGGDFNSAMIHLYRGEVTRSNLWRTRLDATTNWAVVTTGAALTFAFGASTHTPVVILIVTFLVLLFLFIEARRYRYFELWSLRVRLMETQYFSRLLSPPHRPDEGWSERLVESLRRPTFPISLLEALGRRYRRNYAPVFLVLALSWVVKILLHPEPTTKVPELLQRAAIGPLSGWAVLLIGIVFNAALIALGLFTVGLRDSSGEVFARTPRLFDRIRAATREALEVDLAALRPTLPGRRKQLAYIVSDHVQKIAGPLMESLDRGVTLLTGVGMYSGEEHGVLMVVVSGSQVADLKRIVTTHDPDAFVIITAAQDVRGEGWKPLEP; encoded by the coding sequence ATGACTTCACGGGACGAATCGGGTTCCCGAGAGCCTCTTCCGCCGGGGGTGATGGAGCCTGAAGAGGAGGCCGGAGGGTTTCCCGGAATCGGGTTGGACGGCGGCGATTTCAACTCCGCCATGATCCACCTCTATCGCGGCGAGGTGACCCGTTCGAACCTCTGGCGCACTCGCCTCGACGCCACCACCAATTGGGCGGTGGTGACCACCGGTGCCGCCCTCACCTTCGCGTTCGGCGCCTCCACCCACACGCCGGTGGTGATCCTCATCGTCACCTTCTTGGTGCTCCTATTCTTGTTCATCGAAGCCCGGCGCTACCGCTACTTCGAGCTCTGGAGCCTACGGGTGCGGCTGATGGAGACGCAATATTTCAGCCGCCTGCTGTCGCCGCCCCACCGGCCCGACGAAGGCTGGTCCGAGCGGCTGGTGGAGAGCCTGCGGCGGCCCACCTTCCCCATTTCTTTGCTGGAGGCCTTGGGGCGCCGCTATCGGCGCAACTACGCGCCGGTCTTCCTGGTGCTGGCCCTCAGCTGGGTGGTCAAGATCCTGCTCCATCCCGAGCCCACGACCAAGGTGCCGGAGCTCCTCCAGCGCGCCGCCATCGGTCCGCTCTCGGGTTGGGCGGTCTTGCTCATCGGGATCGTCTTCAACGCCGCGCTCATCGCCCTGGGGCTGTTCACCGTCGGCCTGCGGGACTCCTCCGGCGAGGTCTTCGCCAGGACCCCACGGCTTTTCGACCGCATCCGCGCCGCCACTCGGGAGGCCTTGGAGGTGGATCTGGCAGCGCTGCGCCCGACTCTGCCGGGGCGCCGCAAGCAGCTCGCCTACATCGTCTCGGACCATGTGCAGAAGATCGCCGGGCCGCTGATGGAGAGCCTGGATCGGGGCGTTACGTTGCTCACCGGCGTCGGGATGTACAGCGGTGAGGAGCACGGCGTGCTGATGGTGGTGGTGAGCGGCAGTCAGGTGGCGGACCTCAAGCGCATCGTCACCACCCATGACCCCGACGCCTTCGTCATCATCACCGCCGCCCAGGACGTGCGCGGCGAAGGGTGGAAGCCGCTGGAGCCTTAG
- a CDS encoding GDYXXLXY domain-containing protein: MAKRIALVAGVLILAWINFTIWSHEQVVRHGETIFLELAPVDPRSPMQGDYMALAFKAVREAERAGLGDGDRAILQLDEQGIGRFHRPDTGGDLDAGERRLQLHLRGDRLGPGTNAFFFQEGHAGLYAGARYGELRLDADGKAYLVALRDEELRLLGPEESAEQ, from the coding sequence ATGGCTAAGCGCATCGCTTTGGTTGCAGGAGTTCTGATCCTCGCGTGGATCAACTTCACCATCTGGAGCCACGAGCAGGTCGTGCGTCACGGGGAAACCATCTTCCTCGAGCTCGCCCCGGTGGACCCCCGCTCCCCGATGCAGGGCGACTACATGGCCCTGGCCTTCAAAGCGGTGCGGGAGGCGGAGCGGGCAGGGCTGGGAGACGGCGACCGGGCGATCCTGCAGCTCGACGAGCAGGGCATCGGCCGCTTCCACCGGCCGGATACCGGCGGTGACCTGGACGCCGGCGAGAGGCGTCTCCAGCTCCACCTCCGCGGCGACCGCCTGGGCCCCGGCACCAACGCCTTCTTCTTCCAGGAAGGACACGCCGGTCTCTACGCCGGCGCTCGCTACGGGGAGCTTCGCCTCGACGCCGACGGCAAGGCCTACCTGGTGGCTCTGCGGGATGAGGAGCTCAGGCTCCTGGGCCCGGAAGAGTCGGCGGAGCAGTAG
- a CDS encoding methyltransferase domain-containing protein, giving the protein MDPRHSNEHTTRTFYDRISGAYDLIADASEHSARDAGLAALGAAPGEVVLEIGFGTGHALEDLARAVGSSGRVAGVDLSSGMMEVARRRLEKAGLEQRVELKLGDARDLPYRDGSFDAVFLSFTLELFEGAEIPQVLAEIRRVLRSPGAGSTNPRLGVVSLTPGEHPGLAVNIYRWFHRHFPHFVDCQPIPVVELLEAAGFEILHSEEQDMWHLPVAILVARPAATAPPTLPGPGA; this is encoded by the coding sequence ATGGATCCGAGGCACTCGAACGAGCACACGACCCGTACTTTCTATGACCGCATCAGCGGTGCGTATGACCTGATCGCCGACGCCAGTGAACACAGCGCCCGGGACGCGGGCTTGGCGGCTCTCGGCGCGGCTCCCGGGGAGGTGGTGCTGGAGATCGGCTTTGGCACGGGCCACGCCCTGGAGGATCTGGCGCGGGCGGTGGGAAGCTCCGGGCGGGTGGCGGGAGTGGATCTATCGTCCGGGATGATGGAAGTAGCCCGGCGTCGACTGGAGAAGGCGGGGCTGGAGCAGCGGGTGGAGCTCAAGCTCGGGGACGCCCGGGACCTTCCCTACCGAGACGGCAGCTTCGACGCGGTCTTCCTCAGCTTCACCCTCGAGCTCTTCGAGGGGGCAGAGATCCCGCAGGTTCTAGCCGAGATTCGCCGCGTGCTGCGGTCGCCGGGGGCCGGTTCGACGAATCCCCGGCTGGGGGTCGTATCCCTGACGCCGGGCGAGCATCCGGGGTTGGCGGTCAATATCTACCGCTGGTTCCACCGCCACTTTCCCCACTTCGTGGACTGCCAGCCCATCCCCGTCGTTGAGCTGCTGGAGGCTGCGGGATTCGAGATCCTGCACTCCGAGGAGCAGGATATGTGGCATCTGCCGGTGGCGATTCTGGTGGCGAGACCTGCTGCTACTGCTCCGCCGACTCTTCCGGGCCCAGGAGCCTGA